From Amycolatopsis sp. cg9, one genomic window encodes:
- a CDS encoding BTAD domain-containing putative transcriptional regulator → MDEGDRPGPELVLLGRFELVDGGGRVALPRAAQRLLAFLAVRDGAAVNRNAAAERLWPESRRQRAAANLRQALWHVRRSTAAPVVETPVDHLRLAPALPVDFRGALDAAHHVVRASARPAPEGLVDALSRDLLPDWTEEWLAPERQRWEQVRLHALEAIAQRLITAGAHLAALEAAFTAIGIDPVRESAHRTVIAAHLAQGNGGSALRHYQHYRALLHRELGVRPSPHMTRLVAAPGAP, encoded by the coding sequence ATGGACGAGGGCGACAGACCCGGCCCGGAACTGGTGCTGCTGGGCCGGTTCGAGCTGGTGGACGGCGGCGGGCGGGTCGCACTGCCACGCGCGGCGCAGCGCCTGCTGGCGTTCCTGGCGGTGCGCGACGGCGCCGCGGTGAACCGCAACGCGGCGGCGGAACGGCTGTGGCCGGAGAGCCGCCGCCAGCGCGCGGCGGCCAACCTGCGCCAGGCGCTCTGGCACGTCCGTCGCTCCACGGCCGCGCCGGTCGTCGAGACCCCGGTCGACCACCTGCGGCTGGCCCCGGCCCTCCCGGTCGACTTCCGCGGCGCCCTCGACGCGGCCCACCACGTCGTCCGCGCTTCGGCCCGCCCGGCGCCGGAGGGGCTCGTCGACGCGCTGTCCCGCGACCTGCTGCCCGACTGGACCGAGGAGTGGCTGGCCCCGGAGCGGCAGCGCTGGGAGCAGGTCCGCCTGCACGCGCTGGAGGCGATCGCCCAGCGCCTGATCACGGCCGGCGCGCACCTGGCCGCGCTGGAGGCGGCGTTCACCGCGATCGGCATCGACCCGGTCCGGGAAAGCGCTCACCGCACGGTGATCGCGGCCCACCTGGCCCAGGGCAACGGCGGCTCGGCGCTGCGGCACTACCAGCACTACCGGGCGTTGCTGCACCGCGAGCTGGGCGTGCGCCCGTCACCGCACATGACGCGGCTCGTCGCGGCGCCGGGGGCGCCGTGA
- a CDS encoding SMI1/KNR4 family protein, producing MIPGESGYAGIAEAMAEALRAGAGAGWTKATLQLRHTGGSVSCTAWSDAQDGFRVDYGSIADRLFELPPAVLEVRLDPAGAYGFTARPDLTAVSPGQLVFDPDFRYPGHPLPGRPRPAAAEPTGAATDPRVRAEIFRLTGEYAAAYTRIKGTAPRWPAGKTEAELAGAEARMGVRLPEDLRALYLVADGDPWETGLLGPYSHDPLDRVVGNYLEGDTGSYGWEDALDDDGVVFETVPFGRVKRLSRNDWWITFGGDRAMNYVAVDVDPAAQGHVGQVLEYGRDIYGPLRHVATSITAMLTEVVTALRAGRYEDPGEQYLFAETELREAAERSYDEVISKAAELDLPSVVAGLPGRELVQEVHLNDAADVDLAVFDPLTSLRRLSVNRAAAVTASIGGLGALESVRIGAGRADLAGLAAHPALWDLHLEGVREPLDLAVLRTLPRLTRLHLAGSAVPDLGQVADLPGLRVLQLDAGQVRGLLDLGKPLPRLAALFVAGRTTLPEMAGLRAAFGDDRTGPVTEFSAVLPSRL from the coding sequence ATGATCCCTGGGGAAAGCGGCTACGCCGGCATCGCCGAGGCGATGGCCGAAGCCCTGCGCGCGGGCGCGGGAGCCGGCTGGACGAAGGCCACGCTCCAGCTGCGGCACACCGGCGGGTCGGTCTCGTGCACGGCGTGGAGTGACGCGCAGGACGGCTTCCGCGTCGACTACGGCTCGATCGCGGATCGGCTGTTCGAGCTGCCGCCCGCCGTGCTGGAAGTGCGGCTCGACCCCGCGGGGGCGTACGGCTTCACCGCCCGGCCGGACCTCACGGCCGTCTCGCCCGGGCAGCTCGTCTTCGACCCGGACTTCCGCTACCCCGGGCACCCGTTGCCGGGGCGGCCGCGCCCCGCGGCCGCCGAACCGACCGGTGCGGCGACGGATCCCCGGGTGCGCGCCGAGATCTTCCGGCTCACCGGCGAGTACGCGGCGGCTTACACCCGCATCAAGGGCACGGCTCCCCGGTGGCCCGCGGGGAAGACCGAGGCGGAGCTGGCCGGCGCCGAGGCGCGCATGGGCGTCCGGCTGCCCGAGGACCTGCGGGCGCTGTACCTGGTGGCGGACGGCGACCCGTGGGAAACCGGGCTGCTCGGGCCCTACTCCCACGACCCGCTGGACCGCGTCGTCGGCAACTACCTCGAGGGCGATACCGGTTCCTACGGCTGGGAAGACGCGCTGGACGACGACGGCGTCGTGTTCGAGACCGTGCCCTTCGGCCGCGTGAAACGCTTGTCGCGCAACGACTGGTGGATCACCTTCGGCGGCGACCGGGCGATGAACTACGTCGCGGTGGACGTCGACCCCGCCGCTCAGGGGCACGTCGGACAGGTCCTCGAGTACGGCCGCGACATCTACGGCCCGCTGCGCCACGTGGCGACGTCGATCACCGCCATGCTGACCGAGGTCGTGACCGCCCTGCGGGCCGGGCGCTACGAGGACCCGGGCGAGCAGTACCTCTTCGCGGAGACGGAGCTCCGCGAAGCCGCCGAGCGTTCGTACGACGAGGTGATCTCGAAGGCGGCCGAGCTGGACCTGCCGTCGGTGGTGGCCGGGCTGCCCGGCCGGGAGCTGGTGCAGGAGGTCCACCTGAACGACGCCGCCGACGTCGACCTGGCCGTGTTCGACCCGCTGACGTCGCTGCGGCGGCTGAGCGTCAACCGCGCCGCCGCCGTCACCGCGTCGATCGGCGGGCTCGGAGCGCTGGAGTCGGTGCGGATCGGGGCCGGCCGCGCCGACCTCGCCGGGCTCGCCGCGCACCCGGCGCTGTGGGACCTGCACCTCGAAGGCGTCCGGGAGCCGCTCGACCTGGCGGTGCTGCGCACGCTGCCCCGGCTGACGCGGCTGCACCTCGCCGGATCGGCGGTGCCGGACCTCGGCCAGGTCGCCGACCTCCCCGGCCTGCGCGTGCTGCAGCTCGACGCCGGGCAGGTCCGCGGTCTGCTCGACCTCGGGAAGCCGCTGCCCCGCCTCGCGGCGCTGTTCGTCGCCGGGCGGACGACGCTGCCGGAGATGGCCGGGCTGCGGGCCGCGTTCGGCGATGACCGGACCGGTCCGGTGACCGAGTTCTCGGCCGTGCTGCCCAGCCGGCTCTGA
- the rlmN gene encoding 23S rRNA (adenine(2503)-C(2))-methyltransferase RlmN — protein sequence MTALPLVFDAPKRGLPPRHLADLSVAERAAAVAELGEKPFRAKQLSNHYFSRLTVDPAEMTDIPAASRSKLVESLMPTLLTEVRALAADNGATRKTLWRAHDGTLLESVLMRYPDRATLCISSQAGCGMACPFCATGQGGLDRNLSTAEIVDQVRSAAAVMRDGAMPGGPGRLSNIVFMGMGEPLANYKRVVAAVRRITDPAPGGLGIGQRSVTVSTVGLAPAIRKLADEKMQVRLAVSLHTPDDELRDTLVPVNERWSVDEVLSAARYYADTSGRRVSIEYALIRDINDQPWRAELLAKRLRKHLGQLVHVNVIPLNPTPGSKWDASPKPVEREFVRLVNAGGVACTVRDTRGQEIAAACGQLAAEG from the coding sequence ATGACTGCCCTCCCCCTCGTCTTCGACGCCCCCAAGCGCGGCCTCCCGCCGCGCCACCTCGCCGACCTCTCGGTGGCCGAGCGCGCGGCCGCCGTCGCCGAGCTGGGGGAGAAGCCGTTCCGGGCGAAGCAGCTGTCGAACCACTACTTCTCCCGCCTGACGGTCGACCCGGCGGAGATGACGGACATCCCGGCGGCGTCCCGCTCCAAGCTGGTCGAGTCGCTGATGCCGACGCTGCTGACCGAGGTCCGCGCCCTGGCGGCCGACAACGGCGCCACGCGCAAGACGCTGTGGCGGGCTCACGACGGCACGCTCCTGGAGAGCGTCCTGATGCGCTACCCCGACCGCGCGACCCTGTGCATCTCGAGCCAGGCGGGCTGCGGCATGGCGTGCCCGTTCTGCGCGACGGGCCAGGGCGGCCTCGACCGCAACCTGTCGACGGCGGAGATCGTGGACCAGGTCCGCTCCGCGGCGGCGGTCATGCGCGACGGCGCGATGCCCGGTGGCCCGGGGCGGCTGTCGAACATCGTCTTCATGGGCATGGGCGAGCCGCTGGCCAACTACAAGCGCGTGGTGGCCGCGGTCCGGCGGATCACCGATCCCGCGCCCGGCGGTCTCGGCATCGGGCAGCGTTCGGTGACGGTGTCGACGGTGGGCCTGGCGCCGGCGATCCGGAAGCTGGCCGACGAGAAGATGCAGGTGCGGCTTGCCGTTTCGCTGCACACGCCGGACGACGAGCTGCGGGACACGCTGGTGCCGGTGAACGAGCGCTGGTCGGTGGACGAAGTTCTTTCCGCCGCCCGGTACTACGCGGACACGTCCGGGCGGCGCGTGTCCATCGAGTACGCGTTGATCCGGGACATCAACGACCAGCCGTGGCGGGCGGAGCTGCTCGCCAAGCGGCTGCGGAAGCACCTGGGTCAGCTGGTGCACGTCAACGTCATCCCGCTGAACCCGACCCCGGGGTCGAAGTGGGACGCTTCGCCGAAGCCGGTGGAGCGGGAGTTCGTGCGGCTGGTGAACGCCGGCGGAGTAGCGTGCACCGTGCGGGACACCCGCGGCCAGGAGATCGCCGCCGCCTGTGGGCAGCTTGCTGCCGAGGGCTGA
- a CDS encoding purine phosphorylase, which translates to MKGAREPVVVILTALDVEYEAVRTHLGSLREVMHEKGTLFEVGSPPEGTGSIALAITGQGNPAAGILAERAIGMFAPEALLFVGVAGGLHDDLEPGDVVVATKVYGYHGGQEDASGFHARPQAWELPHRIDNLARHVKRQREWTSLLPAEPGRQPAVHLRPVAAGEVVLNSRTTPLAEQLRDNYNDAAAIEMESAGVSKAAHLNDSHPVATIRGVSDKADGHKHTADKAGWQPIAAAHAAAFALTLAAKIIDHARHEEARHHGTPEAGGLPAAASHGAHPGDRGITAHGDVSGITSTGDGTINIQRR; encoded by the coding sequence GTGAAAGGCGCACGCGAGCCCGTCGTGGTCATCCTGACCGCGCTGGACGTGGAATACGAAGCTGTCCGAACGCACCTGGGCAGCCTGCGCGAGGTGATGCACGAGAAGGGGACTCTCTTCGAGGTGGGCTCGCCGCCCGAGGGAACAGGATCCATCGCCCTCGCCATCACCGGTCAGGGGAACCCGGCCGCCGGGATCCTCGCCGAACGCGCCATCGGCATGTTCGCACCCGAGGCGCTCCTGTTCGTCGGCGTCGCCGGAGGACTCCACGATGACCTCGAACCCGGAGATGTCGTCGTCGCGACCAAGGTCTACGGCTACCACGGCGGGCAGGAGGACGCGAGCGGCTTCCACGCACGGCCGCAGGCGTGGGAACTTCCGCACCGCATCGACAACCTGGCCCGCCACGTCAAACGGCAGCGCGAGTGGACTTCTCTCCTGCCTGCCGAGCCCGGCCGGCAGCCGGCGGTGCACCTCCGGCCGGTCGCCGCCGGCGAGGTCGTCCTGAACTCACGGACCACGCCCCTCGCCGAACAATTGCGTGACAACTACAACGATGCGGCGGCCATCGAGATGGAAAGCGCCGGCGTGTCCAAGGCAGCTCACCTCAACGACAGCCACCCCGTCGCCACCATCCGAGGCGTCAGCGACAAAGCCGACGGGCACAAGCACACCGCGGACAAAGCCGGGTGGCAACCCATCGCCGCCGCGCACGCCGCCGCCTTCGCCCTCACCCTGGCCGCGAAGATCATCGATCACGCTCGGCACGAGGAAGCCCGTCACCACGGCACCCCCGAAGCCGGAGGCTTGCCCGCCGCGGCGAGTCATGGTGCGCATCCCGGCGACCGCGGCATCACCGCCCACGGGGACGTTTCGGGGATCACCTCGACCGGGGACGGCACGATCAACATCCAACGGCGATGA
- a CDS encoding TetR family transcriptional regulator: protein MTTTGTGHREGLRERKKRAMRGQLSDTAARMFLEHGFDAVRVADVAEACGVSEKTAFNYFPRKEALILDRLETTADALRTHLADPALPPVAAMLKILDAELHAVGTSLTATDDPEQALSDYRRFGDLIRTTPALRAYQSDIAERCTEAAAEVLATRSGFDPAEPEPQAAAAALLGLWRVQFRALRTHLRPGHPIEEALTAVTDEVNRAAALIRDGLTTFPAAGDELRDQRAAPGVHP from the coding sequence ATGACCACCACGGGGACCGGGCACCGGGAAGGACTGCGCGAACGCAAGAAGCGCGCGATGCGCGGTCAGCTGTCCGACACCGCGGCGCGGATGTTCCTGGAGCACGGCTTCGACGCGGTCCGCGTCGCCGACGTCGCCGAGGCCTGCGGCGTGTCCGAGAAGACGGCCTTCAACTACTTCCCCCGCAAGGAAGCCCTGATCCTCGACCGCCTGGAGACCACGGCCGACGCGCTGCGCACGCACTTGGCGGACCCGGCCCTGCCGCCGGTCGCCGCGATGCTGAAGATCCTGGACGCGGAGCTGCACGCCGTCGGCACGAGCCTGACGGCGACGGACGACCCGGAGCAGGCTCTGAGCGACTACCGTCGCTTCGGCGACCTCATCCGCACCACCCCGGCGCTGCGCGCGTACCAGAGCGACATCGCCGAACGCTGCACCGAAGCCGCCGCCGAGGTACTCGCCACCCGAAGCGGCTTCGACCCGGCCGAGCCCGAACCCCAGGCCGCCGCGGCCGCGCTCCTGGGACTGTGGCGCGTCCAGTTCCGCGCCCTGCGCACGCACCTGCGTCCCGGGCACCCGATCGAGGAAGCGCTGACCGCGGTGACCGACGAGGTGAACCGCGCGGCCGCCCTGATCCGCGACGGCCTCACCACGTTCCCGGCGGCGGGTGACGAGCTTCGCGATCAGCGAGCTGCGCCGGGTGTGCACCCGTAG
- a CDS encoding SRPBCC domain-containing protein, with protein sequence MTEIEIVRDYRHSPHKVWRAVTDPALIPYWTSTGKGARAVGFEPVAGNQFQFVARPMPGWRGIVDCTVLEVRERELLRYTWVGAEGEEPSYVRYELEPRPEGTRFTYRHTGFTGAGGFVMAKLLGSVRRKMLTTGLPALLAELDDAGALRPDAPLRLHVKP encoded by the coding sequence GTGACCGAGATCGAAATCGTCCGCGACTACCGTCATTCGCCGCACAAGGTGTGGCGGGCGGTGACCGATCCCGCCTTGATCCCGTACTGGACCTCGACCGGCAAGGGTGCTCGTGCCGTCGGCTTCGAACCCGTGGCGGGCAACCAGTTCCAGTTCGTCGCCCGGCCGATGCCCGGGTGGCGCGGGATCGTCGACTGCACGGTGCTGGAGGTCCGCGAGCGGGAGCTGCTGCGCTACACCTGGGTGGGCGCCGAAGGCGAGGAGCCCAGCTACGTCCGCTACGAACTGGAGCCGCGGCCCGAGGGGACCCGGTTCACCTACCGCCACACCGGCTTCACCGGGGCCGGCGGGTTCGTCATGGCGAAGCTGCTCGGCTCGGTCAGGCGGAAGATGCTCACCACCGGGCTGCCCGCCCTGCTGGCCGAGCTGGACGACGCCGGCGCGCTGCGGCCGGACGCGCCGCTGCGGCTGCACGTCAAGCCGTGA
- a CDS encoding MAB_1171c family putative transporter codes for MNSKIALLVVQGVILYPALLWKLYQLSRAPEDVARWMVTACLACFAASYPFGLLAGDVNQPDPGAIVPLLFQHVFLCGLVYSLVCFFLFSALPADRARRRAWWEAVPLGTTILVLAAVAVLVPAGPPSAYPRAGVSVFYLAADLYLTYGIASACFLARRYARGAAPRLARGLLVASVGFAFGAVGGATLVAVVLVHWAGAAIPALLVQATVFLVFPSAILLVIGLSYPGVATRLAATRVWWRHLRTYHRLGPLWTRLHEAFPEDALSRTPLSPWRDALSMLGVHRRYYRRVIECRDGLVRISPYLAHLPSDGPLATRLAEALDAHARREPVPDEGMPVAVPEGGGLDDDVRELVALSESLRTVTA; via the coding sequence GTGAACAGCAAGATCGCGCTGCTCGTCGTCCAAGGGGTCATCCTCTACCCCGCCCTGCTGTGGAAGCTCTACCAGCTCAGCCGGGCACCGGAGGACGTGGCGCGCTGGATGGTCACCGCCTGCCTGGCGTGCTTCGCGGCGTCCTACCCGTTCGGCCTCCTGGCCGGGGACGTGAACCAGCCGGACCCCGGTGCGATCGTGCCGCTGCTGTTCCAGCACGTCTTCCTCTGCGGGCTCGTCTACTCCCTGGTGTGCTTCTTCCTGTTCTCGGCGCTACCCGCCGACCGGGCCCGGCGGCGGGCGTGGTGGGAAGCGGTGCCGCTGGGCACCACGATCCTGGTGCTGGCCGCCGTCGCGGTGCTCGTGCCCGCCGGCCCGCCGTCGGCGTACCCCCGCGCGGGCGTCTCGGTCTTCTACCTCGCGGCCGACCTGTACCTGACGTACGGCATCGCGAGCGCGTGCTTCCTCGCGCGGCGCTACGCCCGGGGCGCCGCGCCCCGGCTGGCCCGCGGCCTGCTGGTGGCCTCCGTCGGCTTCGCCTTCGGCGCGGTCGGCGGGGCGACACTGGTCGCGGTCGTGCTGGTGCACTGGGCGGGGGCGGCGATCCCGGCGCTGCTGGTGCAGGCCACGGTGTTCCTCGTGTTCCCGAGCGCGATCCTGCTCGTGATCGGCCTGTCCTACCCCGGCGTCGCCACCCGGCTGGCCGCGACCCGCGTGTGGTGGCGGCACCTGCGCACCTACCACCGGCTCGGTCCACTGTGGACCCGGCTGCACGAGGCCTTCCCGGAGGACGCGCTGAGCCGGACCCCGCTGAGCCCGTGGCGGGACGCCCTGAGCATGCTCGGCGTGCACCGCCGCTACTACCGGCGGGTCATCGAATGCCGGGACGGGCTGGTCCGGATCAGCCCCTACCTGGCCCACCTGCCGTCCGACGGGCCGCTGGCCACGCGGCTCGCCGAAGCCCTGGACGCCCACGCCCGCCGCGAACCGGTTCCGGACGAGGGCATGCCGGTAGCGGTGCCGGAAGGCGGCGGGCTGGACGACGACGTCCGGGAGCTGGTCGCGCTTTCCGAATCGCTGCGGACGGTCACGGCTTGA
- a CDS encoding FAD-dependent oxidoreductase, with product MRTPVTIIGAGLGGLTLARVLHVHGIEAAVYEAEASPMARLQGGMLDIHDYNGQLAVEAAGLMPEFQGLVLEGRQAMRVLDSTGKLLFEKADDGTGGRPEVQRGELRQLLLDSLPAGTVHWGHKVTGVRAGNEVVFADGTTVEAAVLVGADGAWSRVRPLLTAATPGYAGTAFAETYLFDADTRHAAVAKAVGGGSMFVNGPTPGQGINAHRESGDTLHAYVELERPLEWFDAIDFGDPAAAAARIAAEFDGWAPELTALLTDADSGPVLRPHHTLPIGLRWERVPGVTLVGDAAHLTAPNGEGANLAMLDGAELGQALAAHPGDVEAALAQYEEAMFTRSATPVDEAVLIESVFGGELPEQLAHLFDELKPGN from the coding sequence ATGCGCACCCCAGTCACGATCATCGGCGCCGGGCTCGGGGGACTCACCCTCGCCCGCGTGCTGCACGTCCACGGGATCGAAGCCGCCGTCTACGAAGCCGAGGCGTCGCCGATGGCGCGGCTGCAGGGCGGCATGCTCGACATCCACGACTACAACGGCCAGCTCGCCGTCGAGGCCGCCGGGCTGATGCCCGAGTTCCAGGGCTTGGTCCTGGAGGGCCGCCAGGCGATGCGGGTCCTCGACTCGACCGGGAAGCTCCTGTTCGAGAAGGCCGACGACGGCACCGGCGGCCGTCCCGAGGTCCAGCGGGGCGAACTGCGGCAGCTGCTGCTCGACTCGCTGCCCGCCGGCACCGTCCACTGGGGACACAAGGTCACCGGCGTCCGGGCCGGGAACGAGGTGGTCTTCGCCGACGGGACCACCGTCGAAGCCGCGGTGCTCGTCGGGGCGGACGGTGCCTGGTCGCGGGTGCGGCCGCTGCTGACGGCGGCGACCCCCGGGTACGCCGGAACCGCCTTCGCCGAGACCTACCTCTTCGACGCCGACACCCGGCACGCCGCCGTGGCGAAGGCGGTCGGGGGCGGCTCGATGTTCGTCAACGGCCCCACCCCGGGGCAAGGGATCAACGCACACCGGGAGAGCGGGGACACCCTGCACGCCTACGTCGAACTCGAGCGGCCGCTCGAATGGTTCGACGCCATCGACTTCGGCGATCCCGCCGCGGCCGCCGCCCGGATCGCGGCGGAGTTCGACGGCTGGGCGCCGGAGCTCACCGCGCTGCTCACCGACGCCGATTCCGGGCCGGTCCTGCGCCCGCACCACACCCTGCCGATCGGACTGCGGTGGGAGCGCGTGCCGGGGGTCACCCTCGTCGGCGACGCCGCCCACCTCACCGCGCCGAACGGCGAAGGCGCCAACCTGGCCATGCTCGACGGCGCCGAGCTCGGCCAAGCGCTCGCCGCGCATCCCGGCGACGTCGAGGCCGCCCTCGCCCAGTACGAGGAGGCCATGTTCACCCGCAGCGCGACCCCCGTCGACGAGGCTGTCCTCATCGAGAGCGTGTTCGGCGGCGAGCTCCCCGAGCAGCTGGCCCACCTGTTCGACGAGCTCAAGCCCGGGAACTAG
- a CDS encoding intradiol ring-cleavage dioxygenase produces MNPTYEGRPLPRPRDEVVDQGLGFDIGTLLSRRRALRFLGIGAAGAVLTACGTPATSTSSAASSTAAATTSGEIPDETAGPYPGDGSNGPDVLAQSGVVRADIRSSFGTGSGTAEGVPMTLELVVADLAKGGSPFAGVAVYVWHCDREGRYSLYSQGIQNENYLRGVQLAGADGRVRYTSVFPACYDGRWPHIHFEVYPDQASITDSTKAIATSQVALPQNVCEAVYAQAGYEQSVSNLQKVSLSSDNVFGDDSGALQLATVTGDVTSGYAVTLKVGVDTTTTPAAGGGPGGPPPSR; encoded by the coding sequence ATGAACCCCACCTACGAAGGCCGCCCACTGCCCCGGCCGCGTGACGAGGTCGTCGACCAGGGCCTCGGCTTCGACATCGGTACCCTGCTCAGCCGGCGGCGGGCGCTGCGGTTCCTCGGGATCGGTGCCGCCGGTGCCGTCCTGACCGCCTGCGGGACTCCCGCCACCTCCACCTCCTCGGCGGCGTCCTCGACGGCCGCGGCGACGACGTCGGGCGAGATCCCGGACGAAACCGCGGGTCCCTACCCCGGCGACGGCTCCAACGGGCCCGACGTGCTGGCGCAGAGCGGTGTCGTCCGCGCCGACATCCGGTCCAGTTTCGGCACCGGCAGCGGGACCGCCGAGGGGGTCCCGATGACGCTGGAGCTGGTGGTCGCCGACCTGGCCAAGGGTGGTTCGCCGTTCGCCGGGGTCGCGGTCTACGTCTGGCACTGCGACCGCGAAGGCCGGTATTCGCTTTACTCGCAAGGGATCCAGAACGAGAACTACCTGCGCGGCGTCCAGCTCGCCGGCGCCGACGGCCGCGTGCGCTACACCAGTGTCTTCCCCGCCTGCTACGACGGCCGCTGGCCGCACATCCACTTCGAGGTCTACCCGGACCAGGCCTCGATCACCGACAGCACCAAGGCGATCGCCACGTCGCAGGTCGCGCTGCCGCAGAACGTCTGCGAAGCGGTCTACGCGCAGGCGGGGTACGAGCAGTCCGTCTCGAACCTCCAGAAGGTGAGCTTGAGCAGCGACAACGTCTTCGGTGACGACAGCGGCGCCTTGCAGCTGGCGACCGTGACCGGGGACGTGACCAGCGGTTACGCGGTGACGCTCAAGGTCGGCGTCGACACCACGACGACCCCGGCGGCCGGCGGCGGCCCGGGTGGGCCGCCGCCGTCCCGCTAG
- a CDS encoding MerR family transcriptional regulator — MLEVKPPIPAEGLTIADAARRTGVSAHTLRYYERAGLVVSKVDRTSGGRRRYRKPDLDWIKICTKLRATGMPIKTIRRYADLVAAGRGNEPERLALLEEHRTEVLAKLAELQENLQLIDRKIGVYRGRLEAGDADGLWAPGQA; from the coding sequence GTGCTCGAAGTCAAACCGCCGATCCCCGCCGAGGGGCTGACCATCGCGGACGCGGCCCGCCGCACCGGGGTCAGCGCGCACACGCTGCGCTACTACGAACGAGCGGGCCTGGTGGTCTCGAAGGTCGACCGCACGAGCGGCGGGCGCCGCCGCTACCGCAAGCCGGACCTGGACTGGATCAAGATCTGCACCAAGCTCCGCGCCACGGGCATGCCGATCAAGACGATCCGCCGCTACGCCGACCTGGTCGCCGCCGGCCGCGGCAACGAGCCGGAACGCCTGGCACTGCTGGAGGAGCACCGCACGGAGGTGCTGGCGAAGCTGGCCGAGCTGCAGGAGAACCTGCAGCTGATCGACCGCAAGATCGGCGTGTACCGGGGCCGTTTGGAAGCGGGCGACGCGGACGGCCTCTGGGCACCCGGGCAGGCGTAG
- a CDS encoding MFS transporter: MNVPTAHRPALVLAVCCASIVVVVMDISIVTVALPAIRRDLGASVSGLQWTVDAYTLVLAGFLVLAGSTADRFGRKRVFQCGLATFGLGSLLCSLAPGIGWLIAARALQAVGGTMLNPVAMAIVATTFPVPAERARAIGVFGSMSGLALALGPILGGALVDGFGWRAVFWVNVPIVAAALVATALFVPESRAPRARRFDPVGQLLVLVVLGSVVYALIESRPLGWTSPVVLGLFALAALGVAGLLVHEPRRADPLLELHLFRSVAFSSAILMAVLALCGFGIFLFTATQYLQDVRGLTPLAAGLCLLPVGVLVLVLSPRTGRRVGTHGPRGPLVVAGSALALGGAAAAWLGPATPLPLVLAVFLLFGVFLGTVNPPITNTAVSGMPGSMAGVAASLASTGRQTGTTLGVALAGTTHGVWWLVAALGAGLLALALVGTARRVEALSLPRPTG, translated from the coding sequence ATGAACGTTCCGACCGCTCATCGCCCCGCGCTCGTGCTGGCCGTCTGCTGCGCCAGCATCGTCGTGGTGGTGATGGACATCTCCATCGTCACCGTCGCCCTGCCCGCGATCCGCCGCGACCTCGGCGCGTCCGTTTCCGGTCTGCAGTGGACAGTCGACGCCTACACGCTCGTGCTGGCCGGGTTCCTCGTGCTCGCCGGCTCGACCGCCGACCGGTTCGGGCGCAAGCGGGTCTTCCAGTGCGGCCTCGCCACGTTCGGGCTCGGCTCGCTGCTGTGCAGCCTCGCGCCGGGCATCGGCTGGCTGATCGCGGCCCGCGCGCTGCAGGCGGTCGGCGGCACCATGCTCAACCCGGTCGCGATGGCCATCGTCGCCACCACCTTCCCCGTCCCGGCCGAACGCGCCCGCGCGATCGGCGTGTTCGGCTCGATGTCCGGGCTGGCGCTGGCGCTCGGGCCGATCCTCGGCGGCGCGCTCGTCGACGGCTTCGGCTGGCGCGCCGTGTTCTGGGTCAACGTCCCGATCGTCGCGGCCGCGCTCGTGGCCACCGCGCTCTTCGTGCCCGAGTCCCGTGCGCCGCGCGCCCGCCGGTTCGACCCGGTGGGGCAGCTCCTGGTGCTGGTGGTGCTCGGCAGCGTCGTCTACGCGCTGATCGAGTCGCGGCCGCTGGGCTGGACGTCGCCGGTCGTCCTCGGCCTGTTCGCCCTCGCCGCGCTCGGGGTCGCCGGCCTGCTCGTCCACGAACCGCGCCGCGCGGATCCGCTGCTGGAGCTGCACCTGTTCCGCAGCGTCGCCTTCAGCTCGGCGATCCTCATGGCGGTGCTGGCCCTGTGCGGGTTCGGGATCTTCCTGTTCACCGCCACCCAGTACCTCCAGGACGTCCGCGGCCTGACGCCGTTGGCGGCCGGCCTGTGCCTGCTCCCCGTCGGGGTGCTGGTGCTCGTGCTGTCGCCGCGCACCGGACGGCGGGTCGGCACGCACGGCCCGCGGGGGCCGCTGGTCGTCGCCGGGAGCGCGCTCGCCCTGGGCGGCGCCGCGGCGGCGTGGCTCGGCCCGGCGACGCCGCTGCCCCTGGTGCTCGCGGTCTTCCTGCTGTTCGGCGTCTTCCTCGGCACGGTGAACCCGCCGATCACCAACACCGCCGTCTCCGGGATGCCCGGTTCGATGGCGGGGGTGGCCGCCTCGCTGGCGTCCACCGGCCGGCAGACCGGCACCACCCTGGGCGTCGCGCTCGCCGGTACCACCCACGGCGTGTGGTGGCTGGTGGCGGCGCTCGGTGCCGGGCTGCTCGCACTGGCGCTGGTGGGCACCGCCCGCCGGGTCGAGGCGCTCAGCCTCCCGCGACCGACGGGATGA